Sequence from the Polypterus senegalus isolate Bchr_013 chromosome 3, ASM1683550v1, whole genome shotgun sequence genome:
ggcctttactgcagcggctttcagttgctgtttatttgtgggcctttctgtccgaagtttagtcttcaacaagtgaaatgcctgctcaattgggttaagatcaggtgaccgacttggccattcaagaattttccacttctttgctttaataaactcctgggttgttttggctatatgttttgggtcattgtccatctgtatcatgaaatgcccgccgcccaatcaatttgaacgcatttagctggatttgagcagacagtatgtctctgaacacctcagaattcattcggctgcttctgtcctgtgtcacatcatcaataaacactagtgtcccagtgccactggcagccatgcacccccaagccatcacactgcctccaccatgttttacagatgatgtgctatcctttggataatgagctgttccacgctttctccatacttttttcttgccatcattctagtAGAGGTTGATcctggtttcatctgtccaaagaatgtttttccagaactgtgctggcttttttagatgttcttttgcaaagtccaatctagcctttttattcttgaggcttatgattggcttgcaccttgcagtgcaccctctgtatttactttcatgcagtcttctctttatggtagacttggatatcgatacgccgaccaagccctggagagtcttggtcacttggttggctgttgtgaaggggtttctcttcaccttggaaatgattctgcgatcatccaccactgttgtcttctgtggatgtccaggtctttttgctttgctgagttcaccagtacttgctttctttctcaggatgcaCCAAACtgcagattttgccactcgtagtattgtagtaatttctcagatgggttttttctgttttcgcagcttaaggatggcttctttcacctgcatggagagctcctttgacctcatgctgtctgttcacagcaaaatcttccacatgcaagcaacacacctcaaatcaactgcaggccttttatctgcttaattgataatgacagaacgacggacttgaacacacctgcccatgaaatagcctttgagtcaattgtccaattacttttgagcccctgaaatgaagggattgtgttaaaaaatgctttagttgcctcacatttttatgcaatcgttttgttcaacccactaaattaaagctgaaagtctgcacttcagctgcatctgagttgtttcatttaaaattcattgtggtaatgtacagaaccaaaatgagaaaaaagttgtctctgtccaaatatttatggacctaactgtatacgtGATGCAATGAAGCATTCCCAGCAGTTATTGTAAACTTAACCTGCTCAGTCTTAATTAAGGGCTTATTTATTATATGTGTTATTTTAAATCTCTCCAGAGttcacattttttaaactaacatctatctatctatctatctatctatctatctatctatctatctatctatctatctatctatctatctattttaaaaaagtgatCAAAATGGGTCTCAAAGCCAATCTCTTGAAGGTCTGAAGTGGCAGAACAAGCTACTGTGCCAACATGGTGCTCAAAGAAACAGTCTGTTAAAAACTAAGTACACCTCATTGAAAGTGTTGACTTTTCCAACATATTTGAAAGCCAAAACTGCAAGCAATGTTGACAGATAAAGGTGAGATACTTGAATAAATGGCACATAAAACTGACATGACATATTCACTCTCATaatctaaatgaacaaaaatgcagatttgtcatGGGGAAGAAGTAAGTCCCCCTACATTGCCGTCACGAGCAGccacaccacctgcacttcagaacaggtcatccacctgaagctaagagtgtttgggcccagccagtaatTGGATGGGAGATTAACCAGGAAATGCTAgggttgctgctggaataggTGTTGGTGAAGACAGCAGGGTGTGCcaaccctgtggtctgaatatggACCCCAAAgcaccagtgcagtgacagggacactgtgttgtaaaaatggcaccatctttTTGGTTGAGATGTAaagctgaggtcctgactctctgtggtcatataagatccctgggcatcctacGTAAAGAGTATGGTGTATTCCAATATCCCGGTTAAGTAGTCCACCACAGCCTGATCATTCTGGGCCCTTAATCATGCAcagtctctgattggctaactatctctcaccccttcacctccaaatagctaatgtgtggtggtaCAAAATGGCCACTGTCACATCATCCTGGTTGATACTGCATATTAGTattggttgaagtggctcccctttcactgtgtaaagaacgTTGAGTACCTTGAAtagtacaatataaatataattaattattattattacattgctCACCACTTTAAATTTGTCAATTTAGAATCAGATTATATGCTTATGATTGGAACCTACTTAAGGAGTACTTAAGTTGTCTTGTCTTATTTAAACAACAGATATCAAGGGTCTGGTGTCCTCTTTGCCAATGATATGTGTGGTGTcttcatgccaagatcaaaataACTCTTTAATGCCTTCAAAGAGAAAATTGTGGCTGCCTTGAAATCTAGCCAAGTATTTTAAAAGATCAgcaaattatttgaaaacaatcaTTCTTCTATGATGAAAATCACCTACTAGACAACTGCTAATTTGTCTAGGACTGGCCAGAAAATTCAGCCAAAGAATTGATCATTTATTACAAAGGAAATCTCCAAGAACCCCAAAATTTCATGATATCTGCCAGTAACTATTGTAATCATTGGTGTCAAAGTGTGTatatctacaatcagaaagagattgCACAAGTTTGACCTGCATTGAAAGTGTGCCAGGAAAAAGTCTTTGCTGTCGAtgaagaatattagaacaatacTACAGTTTGCCGTTAAGTCTCTAGGCCAAGACCAGGCATTCTGAAATAATGTACTCATCACAGCATTCAATGTTCCACAATAACCATAGACTTGTTTAGCACAAACTGAAGAtagcatttcaggagaagaacctcTTACCAGTTGTAAAGCATAGTGGTCGAAATGTAATAACTTGGGATTACTTTACCACCTCAGGGCCTGGGCAGCCGACAGTCATCGAGTCAACTCTGAATTCTGCAGCATATCAAAGTATGCTTGAGGAAAATGTGAGGTCATCTGCCCTAAAAGGGGCATTGAATCAGAAATGGAcctttcaacatgataatgatTCAAAACACACTTGCAAATCCACCAGGGAAAGGCTCAAAAAGAAGAAGTGGAGCATTTTGGGCTGACCTGGTTAAAGACCTGATTTGAATCCAACTGAAATGTTTTGTAGGGATCTGAAACAGGTAGGGCATGCAAGAAAATCCAAAAACATCTTGAAAATGAAGGAATATCATATGGAGGAGAGATTAAAATTTCATAGAATCAATGTCAGAGACTGGTGGGCAGCAATGCAAAATACACAAGATCATTTCTGATACAAGGAGCAACATCGGCTCCTGAGGCCAATGGTAGATTTACTTCTTCCCAGAAGATCATtacatttattgatatttttgtggaataaatgagtaaaaatgcacattttccttgtatttttattcAGGTATCTCACCTTTACTTGTAGgaactgtttgcatgaagatccaCTTTTTCCCTATTGAAATATactgaaaaagtcaacaatttcaaTGGGGTATacttaattttaaatcaacataCTCTAATTCTTTGATTTAAAAGAATGAAGGAATGACTGTGAGTATTGAAAAAGTTGATAATTTATTCCCATCAACCTAAATATGAAATTTCTGAAGTTGCCTGAAATTTTCATTATTCCTTACTCTgacataaataatacaatttcaaTAGTGAAAGGATAATGGAACatccattttaaatattaaaatatgttttttctcaaatttcacttAATTACTCTAaagtcttgtaaaaaaaaaacaaaagtatacagtttttttccgttttttgaaaagaaaagagaTAAATCTTGCCATGAAAGCATTGTGAAAAGTCTACCTCAAGTAAAGCAGAAAAACAATtcctgaaaaattaattttaaacctcAAATATGACTCAGTGGCCATTGCTTATTTGGATGCTGTAGCGAATATGGCATTAAACTTGAGACCTCTGTCTTCCCTGTCTTCCATGTAAACATCTTTGAATCCAGTGGCCTGCAGGACATCAATGTAGGGTTCTGGCTGCCATATCTTACCTCGAAGGGGCCCAAAGTAAACCTCCTTTTTGATACTGTGCAGCTTGAATGTAGTTACCATCACTCCTTCTGTTaataaatggaaggaaaaaaatatgtcaaaaaattcagacatgagcatcagtaggctttgcaccctaggaaccaagatACACAAACAATTCtggaacatttcagtaattatttgttGTTCTGAGGTTGATCTTTCTGACCATAAAATAGGTTATTACAATAGCATTTGATGACAAGAATTCATAATTAGTTGCAGaagtacagtatttgagggttcctctagagcaggggtccccaactctggtcctggaggtccacattggcttcaggtttttattctaactatATTCTTGCTGTCTTTGCTGCAAATGAActtcatttgaattcattttaattggcttgttttttaagatttgttcccctaaatttcttcattgttcatctgaattgcttcatttctttccttaaatggcatccaaacagaaatgaaatgtgaaatgagtgagccaagagaagaccaactaagtcactgcctcaaactccaaccagttgcttcattaggtgctgattcttgttgttaattaaactctttctttaattccatggcttgttgctgctctcgttttCCCATAGCAGatatttctgaaattgctgattttctcatttctaacagctctgttaaaatgtttcagggacctgagcagatcaacattcccgagaccttcgtctttattttcagatattttatgatggacacagtttgctggtcatgttttgtctCATTCTATATCTCATTCTTATCTGGCAGCTAAtttgggaaaaagaaacaattaaggggtccgagtcttcaagagcaagtcaatgaaattgaattattatttaataaagaatataatttGCTACAAAAATAGGTgactaagaaaagggttagaatgaaaacttgcagccacgtTCTCTTGAACGATTTGGCTCAAaatctaatcagcacatcatctcATAACTTGCTTTAGTTTCTAGTTTAGTATTTTTTAGACTTCCTTTAagaacacacacccatcatcaagatatcgatattttcagtatcaggggaccatTAAAACATCAGGATCCGTCAAAAACTGGAGAtggaaatttttgacaaatctaaagctttcactcttcCCCCATAGATGATGGGCTATACAGTAGTGGTaggagggcacaaagcaataaCTGCAAAAAACGTATGCCTAATGAATTTCTTCATACTGTGAGCCAACATCTCCCATTATAAGACAACAGATGCAAAGTAGGAACCGACTCTGAATTATGTTGTTGTACACACTTTCATAAGAGGGTCCATTTTTCCTAATGTGCACACCTTTGAGATGAGTGAGGAAGATGCAGCACCAGGAGAACTGGAGGACAACTTGCAATTTAAATTGACAATAATCAAGTTTGGAAATCAACTCCGGACTTTACAGCTATGGGTCAGTAGTGTATCATTTCCTTTTTCAGACACTTTATCTCTGCCTAAAGAAGTTCCCcctaataataaaatatcatatATAATACACAACTGTCTTGACATATTCCAGATAATGTCTTTTTACCACCATATTCctttatttagaatattttatttgattataCCAATGTGTAAGATTGTCTATAACAGGAAACTCTCACAAGATGTATCTGTTTAAAAATCGTACACCACCAGACTCTGGTCCAATGtatttttttgattcatttttcttCCATGTGATATGTGCATATGTTATGAAACACAAGGTGTCTGGGAATTACtgtgagcaaaaaagaaaaggaaatgagcAGGGTATATGCAGGGTCATGTTTAAAACCATGCTTTGATTCCACACTAAAACTggcaaaaataacaaatacaaaaaaaaaaaaaagatttataaaactGTATGTATGCCACATGCCACACCAAGCTCCTTTAGaaatctcaaatcaacttaaaactagACGGTTTAGCTCTTCCCCATCACCTCCTGCCAGTAACCAtgtatggattaaaaaaaaacatcgaCCTCCacaaagaaatgggaaaagatgaaggaGAAGAAAACACTTTTTGAATATTAATGACCTACTCACCATATAAATTTGGCCATGTTCCTGAGTGGCATCTTTACTAAAAAAATCATGGGAGAACGCAGACAATGAAgcttcagtgaatgtgaacttgaggtattATTGACATTTGGTGGAGTTAAATGGGAGGCAAGAGGGACCTGCCAACAGATGCACTAtgcttctaaaataaataaagggtatTTGGTTCTCAATCTTTTAAGATCACAGTTGATGAAAATTTGTTAACAAATATTAGGCACACTGTGATGCagcgttagcactgctgtctcatagtAAGAGTCTGGGAGTGCCACGGGTACTCcatgagtggagtttgcatggggtCCACCTTGGGTTTGCTCTTGTTTCCTCTcgcagttcaaagacatgctggttagctGAATAAGCAATTCTAAATTATCACTGATGAAAACTAATAGTATTAATCAGAAGCAAGGACTgcagttttgtaatcatagtgAAGTCTTTTATTACCACAGACAACTGTATATACATTTCACCTTATACTACTGAGAACAcaatacaaatattttcaaactgaaaaaaataaaatgtcaatacACTTCTTGTAAAATCTGAggccattgtgtgactttgctgagatctttATTGAAGGTGaagaggagacacttgtgagaatGCTATTTTTTTCCCTGAGAAGCAGGAGACAAAAGATAATGTCTccaatttatttctttctgatctctagtagaaaccaaaaagatattccatccatccattttccaacctgctgaatctgaacacagggtcacgggggtctgctggaaccaatcccagccaacacagggcacaaggcaggaaccaatcccgggcaggatgccaacccactgcaggacacacacaaacacacactagggccaatttagaatcgccaatccacctaaccggcatgtctttggactgtgggaggaaaccggagcgccggaggaaaccctcacagacacggggagaacatgcaaactccacgcagggaggacccgggaagcaaatccgggtctcctaactgcgaggcagcagtgctaccactgcaccaccgtgctgcccacaaaAAGATATCAAGGAGAtctatttttttgaaattttattcctATGGAAAATCAACAGCCAACACAGCCAAGTACACCTCAGTTAAAAATGAGGCAGAGAGACAGAAAGGGCATCCTGGCCACCACAGTGACATTCTCTGTGCCAGTCTTCATTGGCTTCTCTCTGCAGAGTCTATTAAAGTCCTGTAGGGGATCCAGACTTGCTCTTATAATTCCATAACTTTGAAGCCAAGAAGGCCGTTGCTTTGGTCTGTTTGTTTATGCTTTGTGCCCTTGGGTGCTTGTTTTGTTTAACGCTTCCTAAGAATTTAAAGGGGTGACCTGGTTGGCAACCCAATACTTCTCTGTATTAGCTCTGCATTCCTTCTACCCATCCACAGTTGAAAACCATCAAAAGGAAGCATCACAATAAGCAGCATGATAGATCCAAACCAGAGATCTTTGACAAAGACAAACTGCTTAGATTACTTCACTTCTttagacagaaacagaaatggaaGGCTCTGGGGTCTTGTCACAGATAGCTGACTGGGAATGCTGCCTTTTTATACTCTCACATTCTGACCTGAGCAAATGAGAGATGCTCAGTCTCTATAAATAACGTCTTCTACAATTTAACAGcaaatgtgattttttaaaatttgttgagTGTTATTATGTAATTGTTTAATTCTCTTCTACAGCAATGTAAATTGCAGAATGCGTCCAGAACAATCCTCTGCTCATGCAGACCTCAGTACTGCAGTCCATGTACCCCACTAGGGCCCAAGCATATCAATTTAATGAGCATTGGCTCATTCCAACATTGAACTGGAATAAGATAACTTATGAATGAATGACAAAAACACTTTTTAGCTGACACAATTTTAATCATAGCTAACAAAAGTAAAGATAGCGTACCTGGTTTCATCACTCTGTGAAGTTCAACAGAACCCTTCTTGAGATCTGGCCAGTAGTAATGACAGTTGGAATGAAACACTCTGTCCACAACTGAGTCTGGTAATGGTATCTTCTCCACACTGCCCAGAAAAAGTTGTGCCTTCCCAGAGGCAATCTGCTCCCGGAGTCGCTTACTGGCCACACTGTACATATATTCAGAGTGGTCGAGTCCATACAGCTTACCCTTAGCGTTGGTTAGGTAACGGATAGCTTCCTGGAGCCCCAAACCGGGTCCAAAGCCCACTTCCAATACTGCGCTGTCTGGCTGGATCTGTGCAAGTTTTGCTGTATTTATCTCTAGAGTCTCATGTATATTTTCCAGAATTTTCTTTATCATCCAGCCTGTTAATGACAGCGTTGGGTGACCAAACTTCTCAGTCACCTTGTCAAGCAGCATGGCTAAAGTGAAAAGAGATGTTATTATAGTTAATGCAGTTTTTTAAGGTTAAACATACTCAATTGTAAGTTTAGACGTATTTACTTAGAAGATGCACACATCTGAAGAATCATAAAATCCTCGATTCTTTCTTTCATATTTCTTCAGTTGGTTAAGCGACTTGCTGATCCGTCAGATACGGAGTCCTTTTCTCTTAGTGTCCaccctgttttgttttatttaccttAAATGTTTATTCAATATGAGTTataaattaaacttaaatgaCTTTTATATTTTTAGCTTTTTCACAGAGTCACTGTTGTTTTCAAATTGGAAATTGACAAGTCTGTAGggcttaaaattaatatttttaaagactaggaaatgaaagactttCTTTGAGGAGAAAACTAAACGATGAGTGAGCTCAACATAAACAAGAGAACCCAAGaatcaaagaaaaaagcaaaaccaaaagtCCAAAAAATAAAGCCAAAAATCCTAACACTAAATTATTATCATTTCACTCTCCATaatctcaaatgttttatttagcagatgcaaAACTTGGATAGCAGTTTATGTCACACACCATCTTTTGTACTGGCTTGTCATACatgcacatgtgacagatgtccTGCCTGTTATGGGGTGACACTCGAGGATCCAGACCTCCTTGTCTTCTAACATACTGCAGTGCACGTTACCTTACATTTGAAgctgtgtgtgtgcatatttttcAATCAAATTTAGTtcttgtagctgcgttttcccaaaattaccaaagttctgcagcttcaactcaaaaaatgggattcaacaaaa
This genomic interval carries:
- the LOC120526913 gene encoding uncharacterized methyltransferase YdaC-like, which translates into the protein MLLDKVTEKFGHPTLSLTGWMIKKILENIHETLEINTAKLAQIQPDSAVLEVGFGPGLGLQEAIRYLTNAKGKLYGLDHSEYMYSVASKRLREQIASGKAQLFLGSVEKIPLPDSVVDRVFHSNCHYYWPDLKKGSVELHRVMKPEGVMVTTFKLHSIKKEVYFGPLRGKIWQPEPYIDVLQATGFKDVYMEDREDRGLKFNAIFATASK